From the Saimiri boliviensis isolate mSaiBol1 chromosome X, mSaiBol1.pri, whole genome shotgun sequence genome, one window contains:
- the LOC120361922 gene encoding glutamate-rich protein 2-like — protein MFDPKKKAMIESNEAMSGKCLFGRRPRLTTKLNNSPVQMSLNVAKTFSEKKEVLSKNIKNKVSLKNTENRVFSRSIESKDVLANLQSDLQSTFRLKESTGDVSKDVVIVKQEKNNEYSLQGIDDKLSESAEDDGEDDTSDKDNDEHSNPKKNTQALLEFMAEVSFTCAYNLRNFKILE, from the coding sequence ATGTTTGATCCAAAGAAAAAAGCGATGATTGAATCAAATGAAGCAATGTCAGGTAAATGCCTTTTTGGACGCAGACCAAGATTGACAACCAAACTTAATAACTCACCAGTGCAGATGTCTCTAAATGTAGCTAAGACATtctcagaaaagaaggaagtcctttctaaaaatattaaaaataaagtctcttTAAAGAATACTGAAAATAGAGTATTTTCAAGGAGTATTGAAAGTAAAGATGTCTTAGCAAATCTACAGTCTGACCTACAGTCAACTTTTCGCTTAAAAGAAAGCACAGGGGACGTGAGCAAAGATGTAGTCATTGTAAAgcaggagaaaaataatgaatattccCTTCAGGGTATTGATGATAAGCTGTCAGAATCAGCAGAGGATGATGGTGAAGATGATACCAGTGACAAAGATAATGATGAACATAGTAACCCTAAAAAGAATACTCAGGCCCTACTAGAGTTCATGGCAGAAGTAAGTTTTACCTGTGCATATaatttaagaaactttaaaatattggaATAG